The Rosa rugosa chromosome 3, drRosRugo1.1, whole genome shotgun sequence sequence ATGCTTCTGATTCTGGATTAGTAATATGCATGTTGGTATGGTGATTAACTAATTATGCTTTGTTCTTTGTGTGTCAATGAGTCATTAGGTTGATAACTTGATATATCATATGTTGATCGTTTGCTCAGTACGTGACTAAaagttgtagacttgtagtcaTTGAAATAGGttgaaaaatatggaaatcttCAATATTGGGCCTTAGAAAATTTGtagctcctttttttttttgaaaattgggcTAGTATTTAAAAAGCCCataaccgaaccggcccgaaccggaAATCCGGTTCAACCGAAAAACCggcccacaaaaaaaaatatcggTTGCGGTTTGGATTTTGGCCCAACCGAAGAATCCGGGTCGAAAACGGTTTGGGCCATAACCCGACCCGATCCGACATATGCCCACCCCTAAttttttgaattgaaaatgtCAGCCATTATATCGAAATTTGAGTAAGCAATACAAAATCGACACACCTTTAGGGGCGGTTAGAAATAGCTGATTTACAGAGTACAACCAAAAAACCTACTCTAAAAAAGGATAAACACCCAACATACTCCCACTTTATTATAAGCACACCATATAATAGTAAAAAAGTTTGATagtaacacaaaaaaaaaaaaaaaaaaaaaaaaaaccaatttggTGCAAGCCAAATGTGTTGCTACTCTCATAAACTAATGCTAaatttggtagaatttcttctttcGATTTTACaagtcaaaaaataaataactcatgaaatattacttttttttattaaaacttTATTCGTTTAATCCGAAATATGTAAGGGCAAAATAGGGAAGTTAGAAATTCCTATAAAATTCGTAGGCATTTTTCAGAAAGTTGTCATCCATCAGTACTTTTCAAAGTTGTGGTTTTCTGATTTCCCATTTGTCATCAAAAGCTTTTTTTTTCGTTATTAGAGCAGGAAAAAATTCCTAATGACGAAAATGCCCTCCTCAGGTGACTGACAATCCCAGTGACCCAATCAACCCTAATCTTTTGTCAGAATACCCAAACTGTTCTCTCTCGCTGcctcgatttctctctctcttgctctgATCGCCATCATcgcctgcttcttcttcttctacaggTCAGTTATACCTACTTCTCAAGATTTATATAAGACCTTACTGTGTATTGCTCTCTTCTTGATTCAAATCTCAAGCTGTAGATCCTTAGATTCACACCCAAAGTTTGCTTCTTTATGTATAAATTGTTGTTATTATCTCAATTTTAGGTTAATTACCAGCTCTAAAATGAAATTTTCACTTATTTATCACAGAGTGGTAAAAGCTGTCAGCTTTAAATTGTGTTAGAGTGCAATATGAAGATTGAATCATATCAGGTCACATTTGTATGAGCTTTAAATGGCATTACTTTGATTTTTACAGTCTTTGTCATGAGAATGTTGATCATTACTTTCGAGATTGAacacgaagaagaagaagggtagttgtgattgttttggtttggttttcgGGTTTGTCACATGGAGGAGGAGACATTTTTTGTTGGTCAAGAGTTCCCTGATGTAAAGGCGTTCAGGAATGCGATTAAAGAAGCTGCAATTGCCCAACACTTTGAGCTTCGTATAATAAAAAGTGACCTTATCCGGTACTTTGCAAAGTGTGCAGCGGAGGCTTGTCCGTGGCGCATTCGTGCCGTGAAGCTTCCGAATGCGCCGACATTTGCGATAAGAAGCCTTGAAGGGAAGCACACTTGCGGTAGAAATGCGCACAACGGGCACCATCAGGCGTCTATTGATTGGATTGTTAGTTTTATAGAACAACGCCTGCGGGATAACATTAATTACAAGCCGAAGGATATATTGCATGATATCCATCAGCAGTATGGGATTACCATACCTTATAAGCAGGCTTGGCGTGCAAAGGAACGGGGACTTGCTGCGATATATGGATCTTCCGAGGAAGGGTATTGCCTTCTTCCTTCATACTGTGAAGAAATAAAGAAGACCAACCCTGGAAGCATCGCTGAGGTGTTTACTACTGGTCCAGATCACCGGTTCCAGCGGTTATTTGTTTCCTTTTATTCATCCATTTATGGTTTTCTGAATGGTTGCTTGCCTGTTATTGGGCTTGGTGGAATCCATCTTAAGAGCAAATATCTCGGCACCTTACTCTCTGCAACTTCTTTTGATGCTGAGGGGGGTTTATTTCCACTTGCATTTGGTGTTGTTGATGAAGAAAATGATGAGAGCTGGATGTGGTTCTTGTCAGAGTTGCACAAGGCACTAGAGATGAACACCCAGAATATGCCACAGCTCACATTTATATCTGATACACAGAAGGGCATTGCAGACGCAGTGAGAAGGAAATTCCCAACTTCTGTACATGATATTTGCATTCGCCACTTGAGTGAAAGCATTGGAAAAGAATTCAAGAACCCAAGGCTTGTTCATCTGTTATGGAAAGCTGCACAAGCCACTACTACGATTGGTTTCAAAGATAAAATGGCTGAAATAGAGGAGGTTTCTTTAGATGCTGCAAAATGGCTGCAACAATTTCATCCTTCCCGCTGGGCATTTGTGTATTTTGAAGGAACACATTATGGTCATTTCTCATCAAATATTGAGGAGTTCAATAAATGGATTCTGGAAGCTCGTgaattgcccataatccaggtgATTGAGAGGATTCATGGTAAATTGATGACGGAGTTTGAAGAACGGCGTAAGCAAAGTAATTCTTGGTTTTCCTTACTTGCTCCATCTGCTGAGAACTATATTTTAGAAGCCATCAGCCGTGCATCCACATATCAGGTCCTTAGATCTGATCAAGTTGAATTTGAGGTCCTCTCAGCTGATCGATCAGACATAGTGAATATTGGAACCCATTGTTGTTCCTGCCGCGAATGGCAGCTATATGGTTTACCATGTTCCCATGCTGTTGCTGCCCTCATCTCATGTCAGAAAGATGTATATGCCTTTACAGAGAAATGTTTTACTGCAGCAAGTTACCGTGAGACGTATGCTGGAGAGATATATCCCATTGAAGCAAAACCCCGATGGGTAAAGACAGAAGAGGCTGCAATgactgatgatgatgataatcaAGTTTTTGTGCGACCTCCTAAGATTCGTAGACTGCCAGGGCGCCCCGAAAAGAAACGGGTTTGTGTAGAAGACATTAATCCTGGCAAACATACTGTACGTTGCAGTCTCTGTAATCAGACCGGACATTATAAGACAACCTGCAAAGAGAGATTCTGAAGAGAATAGAACAGTTCTAGGTGTCTTAACTTTAAATTCTACAGATCATCTCAGCAGGCACTGTTACTTTAGTGTAGATATTGTTCCTGTGATTATGCCAAACTAGTTATTCAGGTCATGTAAAATAGGAATTGCACCATTAGGTACTTTGTTGATTGCTAACAGTAAGCTGTTTAGAAGCATCATATTCTCATTTGGTTACTGTGATTCTGAAACTTCTCTTTTGTATTTATCGAGAGGCATTAGAAGCTACTCTCCTGATAGTATCTTCTCT is a genomic window containing:
- the LOC133737228 gene encoding uncharacterized protein LOC133737228, whose translation is MEEETFFVGQEFPDVKAFRNAIKEAAIAQHFELRIIKSDLIRYFAKCAAEACPWRIRAVKLPNAPTFAIRSLEGKHTCGRNAHNGHHQASIDWIVSFIEQRLRDNINYKPKDILHDIHQQYGITIPYKQAWRAKERGLAAIYGSSEEGYCLLPSYCEEIKKTNPGSIAEVFTTGPDHRFQRLFVSFYSSIYGFLNGCLPVIGLGGIHLKSKYLGTLLSATSFDAEGGLFPLAFGVVDEENDESWMWFLSELHKALEMNTQNMPQLTFISDTQKGIADAVRRKFPTSVHDICIRHLSESIGKEFKNPRLVHLLWKAAQATTTIGFKDKMAEIEEVSLDAAKWLQQFHPSRWAFVYFEGTHYGHFSSNIEEFNKWILEARELPIIQVIERIHGKLMTEFEERRKQSNSWFSLLAPSAENYILEAISRASTYQVLRSDQVEFEVLSADRSDIVNIGTHCCSCREWQLYGLPCSHAVAALISCQKDVYAFTEKCFTAASYRETYAGEIYPIEAKPRWVKTEEAAMTDDDDNQVFVRPPKIRRLPGRPEKKRVCVEDINPGKHTVRCSLCNQTGHYKTTCKERF